The Treponema succinifaciens DSM 2489 region CAGTCGGCGAAGTTTTAAAGTCATTTGAAAAAGAAGCAGAAAAAAGCGAGGCCACAACAATCGGCATTTTTCTTAACGGAAAAAAAGTTCTAGCAGATGATTTTGATAATGCCTCAAAAACTCCGATTGAAGAAAATACAAAAATCGAGCTTACAGTTTTAAGCAAACAGGACGTAATCGATTCCCTTGGAAAATCAAAAGACAAATTTTCTTCGCTTGCAAAAAAGCTTCCAGAAGTTCCGGTCGCGCTTCAAGGCGGAAAAGACAAAGAGGCAAACACTGTAATAGCTGAGCTTGCAGAAGCAATTGACGACTTTTGCCACACAGCGGCTTTGAGCGCATTGTTCCCGGAAGTATATTCAAGCATTGTAATAGACGGAAAAAGCGTTACAGAATTTTTTGAAGAGTTTGCGCCGCTTGCAGCGGATTTTGAGCAGTCACTTGAAACAAAAGACACTGTAACTTCAGGAGACTTGTGCGAATACGAAATTGCGCCGCGTCTTGAGCTTATTGCAAAGGCTATAGAGGACAGCCTTAAAAAGTAAATATCATGGACACAGGCTCACCTATTGAAGCACGTATTGCTTCAAGCGGATTCGTATATTTTTTTGTCGCTTTTTTTGTTGTTGCAGCTATAATTCTTGCGGTTTTGTATTTTTTATATTTAAAATACAAGGCGTTTATAAAATCAAAACAATGGATTGAAGCAAACAAGAACAGAAAAACAAAATTTTCAGATGTAAGAAAAATTGCGCATGAGGCAAACCTTGACAGCATAGAAAAAAAACTGTTATGGAGCATCTGCAAAACACATCATGCGCGCAACATTCAGTTTTCTTACCGCTCAGAAAATGAAATGCAAAATCTTTTTAAATCCGAATTTCAAAGAATGAATTTGCAAAATCCGCGGAACGAAGAAAAAATTTCAGTTTTGTTTTCATTAAGGTATAAGCTCGAAAAACTTTACGACAGAAAACATTCCATAACTTCCACAAAATATTTAAGACCCGGACAGCAAATAAGAGTTTTAGATGAAAAACACATTCCGCATGACGCGACAGTTCAAAAGAATACGCCGGAAGGTTTTTATGTAGAAATTTCCGCAGAACTAAAAAATTTTAAGCCAAAGCCTCTTTCAAAGTTTATGATAAATTTTTCTTCTGCAACAGGAATGCTTTACCAATGCGTTGTAATAGCGGCACGCTACGAAGACATTCCAAACGGAAAAGAACTTCTTCTTATAACGCATTCTTCAACGCTAAAACTAATCCAAAAGCGGATGACAAAGCGGCAGGGAACAACCATTGAATGTCTTTTTTCCGCAGTAAAGGAAGTAAAATCCGGACGAAAAACAAAATTTGAAGTTCAGCAAAAAAAGTACACGGGAACATTTATTGATATTTCCGCAGGCG contains the following coding sequences:
- a CDS encoding PilZ domain-containing protein, which gives rise to MDTGSPIEARIASSGFVYFFVAFFVVAAIILAVLYFLYLKYKAFIKSKQWIEANKNRKTKFSDVRKIAHEANLDSIEKKLLWSICKTHHARNIQFSYRSENEMQNLFKSEFQRMNLQNPRNEEKISVLFSLRYKLEKLYDRKHSITSTKYLRPGQQIRVLDEKHIPHDATVQKNTPEGFYVEISAELKNFKPKPLSKFMINFSSATGMLYQCVVIAARYEDIPNGKELLLITHSSTLKLIQKRMTKRQGTTIECLFSAVKEVKSGRKTKFEVQQKKYTGTFIDISAGGCKISCGLPISKNQYIQLYFKLPGIIEHQAQGLIIKSKKSVDEKTFVLYIKFTDINIAARNDIYAAIYDYF